From Paenibacillus sp. FSL H8-0537:
CCGTGAAGCACTTTGAGTAAAATAATGATTTAGAACCCGGATGATTTTCCCCTTCGGTAACTTGTTTGCTGCGCAAGATTCAAGAAATGAGATAAGTGATTGAGGTGTGGTGTCTTGAAAGGTATTTTGTATTTTTGAAATTCTAGCCCGTTTTGTAGTTAGTAAATCAAGGCAAGAGCAGAGTAAATCCGAATTAGGAATATGTCCGATATCTAAGGACTCATGTGCAAAAGCAATTATTAAATACTGATTACGTGAACCAAGTTTTGCTAATTGCGTTGCAGCAGATACTTCCCCTAGGTCCATAAGCCGTCTAAACAGTTGCCTAGAAATATGATAGATTACTTTCTCCGGGTGCCAACTAATAAGAAATTCAAAGGCCTTTTCTATCCCATATAAATTAAAATATGTGTATACGAGTTCCACAATTTCTTCATTTTTTAATTGTTCATGCTGAAATGGAATAACTTCTTCTTCCTTATCTCTATCCTGAAAGTATAAACTCAACCAATTCTCAGCAGCCCTAAGAAAGCTTCTGGCTTCCCCTCTAAAATTCATGACTGTTGATAACAATGCTGCTGAGTAAACATTCTCTGATCCTCTCCAAGAACCACTAAACAAACGACGAAAAGCAAATTCCTGTACACGTTGTTCATCTTGTAAAGGCGCGATTAGATCAATATTGCTTGCAAGGAGTTCGAACTGCCGTTTATCACCTGCTACCTCTTCACCTGCTCGTAAAGCTAACTTTATTGCCTCGACAAAGCTTTCTTGTTTCAAAGAAGCCTTAAATGCAAATTGAAGACGGTACACTCGAACATTTCTCTTATCAATGGGATTATCGGGAAGATAATTGTCGGATAATGCTAATTCAACAAGCTCAATGTTCTTCCCTGCTTGCAATAACAGAGAAGGCATAGCAGAAGCCACATATGAATACTCGTTAGCTAATGGTTTGATTTGATCAATAAAAAACTCAATTTGTTCCTTCGATGCTGCATAAGTTTCCCTAAACCAAGTTTCCGTAGGCTCATCTCTAAACTGAACCGAGGAATCAGAAAGCCATAGTGGACGTCCTATATCTGCAACAAAACTTCTTATAGTAGACTCCTCAACATCAGCAGTCCTAGCTAGTATCTTCAACGGAATAAAGGGAGGTAATGTCGCAAGACCTACACAGATAGAGTCGATTTGTTTCTTGTAATCACCATGAAATTTATCACTTATTGAATCAATTGCTGACATTAATTGTCCTTCTATTTGTTCATTGACAGTGGTTCCAACACTTCCAAGATTGGAGAATACGTCAGTAATCGTACTACGATTTAAACTTAAAGCATTTGACTGTACACGTGGATTGCCACTAGTAAGTCTATGAAATTCTACTCCATCCTCTTTAGACGCTTGCGTATAATGAGACCTTAAATAATCAAAAGACTCTTTCTCCGAAAATGGTTCCAACTCAAACTGTTGGATGTTACTAGGCGGCTGGAGTAAATGTATACGCTCGGTTCTACAAAGGGCAACTATTTTAACACCTTCGATTATACGTTCACGGAGAAGTTCATGAGCAAAGCAATGATGATTGAACTCCGCCGCGGCCATTTCAGCATTATCGGCTGCATCTATTAGAATCACTAGGACTGCATTGCTATTTGATTTCTTCATAGCGATAACTGCAGTTTCAATTCTGTCGAAGAACTTTCTTAATATATCTGTTTCAGATGCGCCGGAACTCACTAGTAGTGGATCGCAAAGGCCTTGTACAGCCAATTCATTAACAATCTGAACAAATGCTTGGCGATGGTGATGCCTCACTTCGCTCCGATTACGATAACGTCCACCACCAAAGCAATCATATACAACGCCGAAAGATCCAACAGGTAATGATTTGGCTATTTGTCGAGCAAAGGCCGTCTTTCCTACTCCTCCAGGAGCATGTATGATCAACGGGGCTGTTGATGCTAAAATGGTTTTCAACAAGTCATTATGCTGCTCTCTATGTACAAGAGTTCCAATTTTTTCGAACTCAGGTGGGGCAGGAAAGAGATCACGTTCAGACGTAACTTTAAACTTTTCAAGTATTTCTTCGCGAACAATTACACCATTTGAATCTGGTAAAGCCTTGTCACGAACTAGTCCAGTAATGCTTTCTATTTCAGGGTTATCGATGCTTCCGGCAACCAACTGAGATATTTCTACATGAAGCCTATACTTCTGTGCATTATAGTCCCCTTCACCATCTGCGAATTTTATACAAGCACAAAACTTTTTTAGATCTTCATCGGGCAGCTGTGTATATTTTGATAATGTGTTTTTATACTTTGCATTAGCTTTCGCACCAATAGATAATTTTTCAATATTCTCTTTAAGATTTTGATTAATTGGTCTATTTGTGACTATAGTAAAGATGGCACTATCGACTTGAGTATTGGCACTGATAAGCTTCTGAAACCGTTTTGAAAAGCCCTCAAATGTTTCCTTAAGATCACTAAGATCAAAAGGGTTATTTTTATGAACAGTGGTGTGTTTCAACTGATAATAAGCTACATCTTGAAATCCTTGTCTAGTTAGCGAATCAGCGTATTCAGCAACATCAATAACATATTCTCCTGCAAGTTTATTCTCCTTAGAACCCTCAATCACAATTTGGTTTATTCGAGACTTAGGTGAGATTAAACGCAGACACCGGCGGGCAGCCCAACGGTAATGAAAAATGTCACCGGCTCTTGAATACCTAACAAGTTCGTTCTCCACTAATTATCCCCCAACTATAGTCAGAATCAACTTTCATCATCTATGCGTCCGAAACTTATGTGGAATCCCCTTCTGTTCTTTCACCTTCCAAAGAAAGTCGCCGATCACAAAAACTCTTGCATTATTCATAGTTGCGGAATATCGTTTCTCTCGTGTATCCACTAGCAGAAGTTCGAATACGTACTCCTCAGCACATATTCCGTGCTCATCAATATTTAATCTAAATGGATCTGATGATTCAAAACCAACCATCAAGTGGCCAACTATTTCTGTTTTTGGCGGTACCGCTAATTTGAAATCCGCACCCATAAATTTATCCAATCCATATACATGGTGCCTAGATAGTTCTTTTCCTTGATTATTGTGAACATATAATATGCCACCGATTATCGTAATAGGTAATTCTTTTGTATTAGCAAACGCAACTTCAATAGATGCGCAACCTTCTGCATCGTATACAGCGTGTAGTGCCTGTTCTAGGAATCTTATCTCGAACTGTCCTTTGTTTAAATACATATAATCAAAGTCGCTGCGTTTAGCCACCATATTCGTACTTCCTTTACGTATTAAGCAATATCCCTCATTAAGTCTATCGTATTTCTTTCTCATCATATACGGCTTATTGTCTGTTTCAAAAACTCTAAAAATGCCTAACACTGATCCTTTGTATTCATATTTGAAATAATCAAACTGTATTTCAGGTTCGATGTTATTTAGAACTAGCTGAACATAATTAGACGAATCTATAAATTCTTTCGGATTTATTCCCTTTATCTCCTTACCTTCTGGTCGATCCTTGACTCCAACAACTATGAATTTATCTCCATTATGCCGAGAGTTGGCCATAGCCATTATATCCATTAGTAAATCCATACTCTTGTCTTTATGGTACTGTTTCTCTTTGAAATCCAGATAATCGCACTCATATCCGTATTCGATTAATTCAATAATTTTATCCATAGACACACCTCGCTCTAACATTATGCTCAACGGATTATATGTTAACTGTAAAAATTCGACATCTAACGAGAAAATCCTACTTCATACCCAAAATTTCACCAAATAATAAGCCTATAGCAGTATGTTAAAAAGGATGAGTGGCGATTGTGTTAATACACATGCTGCTCATCCTTTTTTTCTACAATCTAATCATTTATTTGGATAGCTAGCTTCTAATCTAGCTTTCTGTACTTTCACTGTGCATGGATATAACGTTTTTACGAATACAAGATCTTTATTTAATGAAATTACCCAATTACCTAAACAATTTGTTATCTCTCGGCAAGCTGAGCCCCCTCTTTTAAATCTCCTAAGACTCAACTGAAGAACATTCAACCCATATATCCATGATTTAAATATCACTCATATCCTCATTGTACTGTCTTAGGAAATCCTCTATTTTTATTTTCAATTTGGGACTACATGACTCAAATAATTTTGAATAACTTATTAATGCATCAAATGAAATATTTTGATAGCTGGATTTGCTCCTAAGCTTTGTGGCAACTCTTTCTACACTCCTAATTAGATAGGAATCTATATCCTCGATGGATTCAATTAGTGATTTGTGACTTGCAGGCAATCGATCTTCATTAAATGATTGCAACCGTGACTTTTCTAAAGGAGATAGCCGATTAAGTATTGTATATTTCCTAATTTGAAAATTTGAATCCTCTTTTAATACTGCTGCTATTGTATGTATCTTTTGTGATAGTATTTCATCAAAAAAGTGAAGATCTATCTTTGCTCTAATTGCTTTTTTCCTTGGAAAACACTCATCCATCCATGCGCTATCGTTTCTACATAACCAATTATACTCTCGAGGATGCATACGCAGCAGGAAAAGTCGCTTATTTGTTTGATTAATCTGGGAAGTTTGTAACAGAGTCAATCGATATATTTCCTTTGTTTCATCAGAAGTTGTATCGACCATCTGTTCAAAGCTCTTTACGGTGTCTGGAGGAATTAATAGTAGATTTTCATTAGAAAGAATGAACTTAGATTTTTTTAGCTTTTTAATATAACTTGAGATTGTGGTTTCAGAAAATCCGGTTTCCTTATGAATTTGATATGAGTTGAATCCTTCTGCATATAAAGATAATACTTTTTCATACCATAAATGACCCATCGAAACAATAAATGGATTATTGGTTTCTTGTCTTCCACGCATCCATCTTTTCGAATAAGTAAACCCGCATACTACGCATTGAAATGTTGTTGTAACTGAACTCCCTCCTGAGATTTTCAACTTACGGTCACATCTTTGAATTGTTTTCTTTCCATTCTGAATACATATAGAGTTTAGACATTCCCATGGACCATGACCAAATGGAATTGGATTTGCAATAGGATGCTCATAATTCAAAAAAATTGCTACTGAACCGAAAAGATACCTTATTATCTGGACATAAAAAAGAATGTGCGCCTTCATATGATGCGGGTTTAAAAAGCGTGCGGTAAAATGTTTCGATAGTAGTGTACTAGCATTTAATCCTGTGACCTCTAGTTGTGCAGGACTATGGTTATCTACTATTTTTTTCAATAACTCGGAGCGCATAAACCGACCTCGATAATGGATAAAATTAAGCTCCCACATTTTCATCATAATTTTACTTTGTATATATTCAGCATGAATGATGTCCGACAGAGAGTTTAATGTATAAAGATCTTCAAGTAGAGTATTCTGATAGTCATATATAGAATATTGTTTACGAATTCTATTTATTTTAATTTCACTTAGGCATCTAGGGCATCTGGGCGTCGACAACAAGGCTTCTGCGTAGTCCTTACTAAGTGGACACATACAATTAGGGCAACCATCTATCAGTTCAACATGATGCAAATGACAACAATCAATAAAATCGAATTGATGTGCGCGATGAACGTAACATTCGCCGTATTTCTCATAGTCTTCGTGTAGGCATGTAGAGCAATATTTAACCTGTTTTGAAAATAGGTATGTCCCATGATATATGTGAGCTTTATAATTTCCACTGGGAATACGAACAAGTTCATTCTCATTGTCTTGGTCTGCCTTGGTTAAAAAACAACTAATGAGTCTTCCCCAAGTGTGATGGCTAATAAAATAACCTGGTTCAAACGGATGACCATACGGTAATTTTTCGTACAACTTAATCAAGTTAGTAGGAAACATTGGATTTTTGTGAGAAATTAATTCAAATAGCTCCTCCTTGGTGTCTCGCAATGCTGGATTAGGTGACATAAGGTGGTATCTATAGATAATACTTCTGATATCTTCGTCCGGATACAGTGGTGGAAAAAATGCTAAGCTCGACAATATTATCCTTCCTTTTTCAGTGATTCGTCTATTGAAGTTTTTAAAATTTTCTGCTTGTTTGACAAACTATTTTCAATCGAGTATTTAACAAGGAGACACCGGTTAACCTTCTATTAAATTTTTTCTATGCA
This genomic window contains:
- a CDS encoding ATP-binding protein; this translates as MDKIIELIEYGYECDYLDFKEKQYHKDKSMDLLMDIMAMANSRHNGDKFIVVGVKDRPEGKEIKGINPKEFIDSSNYVQLVLNNIEPEIQFDYFKYEYKGSVLGIFRVFETDNKPYMMRKKYDRLNEGYCLIRKGSTNMVAKRSDFDYMYLNKGQFEIRFLEQALHAVYDAEGCASIEVAFANTKELPITIIGGILYVHNNQGKELSRHHVYGLDKFMGADFKLAVPPKTEIVGHLMVGFESSDPFRLNIDEHGICAEEYVFELLLVDTREKRYSATMNNARVFVIGDFLWKVKEQKGIPHKFRTHR
- a CDS encoding TnsD family Tn7-like transposition protein translates to MSSLAFFPPLYPDEDIRSIIYRYHLMSPNPALRDTKEELFELISHKNPMFPTNLIKLYEKLPYGHPFEPGYFISHHTWGRLISCFLTKADQDNENELVRIPSGNYKAHIYHGTYLFSKQVKYCSTCLHEDYEKYGECYVHRAHQFDFIDCCHLHHVELIDGCPNCMCPLSKDYAEALLSTPRCPRCLSEIKINRIRKQYSIYDYQNTLLEDLYTLNSLSDIIHAEYIQSKIMMKMWELNFIHYRGRFMRSELLKKIVDNHSPAQLEVTGLNASTLLSKHFTARFLNPHHMKAHILFYVQIIRYLFGSVAIFLNYEHPIANPIPFGHGPWECLNSICIQNGKKTIQRCDRKLKISGGSSVTTTFQCVVCGFTYSKRWMRGRQETNNPFIVSMGHLWYEKVLSLYAEGFNSYQIHKETGFSETTISSYIKKLKKSKFILSNENLLLIPPDTVKSFEQMVDTTSDETKEIYRLTLLQTSQINQTNKRLFLLRMHPREYNWLCRNDSAWMDECFPRKKAIRAKIDLHFFDEILSQKIHTIAAVLKEDSNFQIRKYTILNRLSPLEKSRLQSFNEDRLPASHKSLIESIEDIDSYLIRSVERVATKLRSKSSYQNISFDALISYSKLFESCSPKLKIKIEDFLRQYNEDMSDI